One region of Armatimonadota bacterium genomic DNA includes:
- the dnaG gene encoding DNA primase — protein sequence MASARDAIDEIRTRLSILDVVSDYVTLKRVGKNHVGLCPFHAEKTPSFTVSEQFQTWHCFGCGEHGDIFSFVMKAESLTFPEALERLAKRAGVELERLQKRHSSRRDALREINEIAASYYRELLKRTPIAIEYLRRRGLADQTIEQFKLGYAAAAWDGLVSYLTKKGVNLAYAAEAGLLIKSDRDGGYYDRFRHRIIFPIFDIHEQTIGFGGRAIASDDQPKYLNSPETPLFNKTRALYGLNFARKKIAELDQAIVVEGYTDVIACHQAGFENCVATLGTALTREHINVLLRYTKRVVLAYDADSAGISAAIRGASMFEEAGCDVRIARLPGGDDPDSVLRKGLVTEFAAAISDALPIIDYRLAILMESHDLSSYTGRAEMLKQAVRILAEIPTSIEREKHIRKLARYHPNFETGTTRAEEHLRQDIELIARRRQSIKGIKTPINQWSKPKTAVEKAEISILRTLIRNEEGAQLIVEALSENDFSNDLTRTAAKAAFEAVRENGVVELNKIIGSVTAEVGRFLSELALREDMPPLNEKGLQDCIELIKKSKLRKMRTSDILAPYMKDGIIDASKDLHEAAIRQAIELFRETGKVDPKAGPKGMNESDS from the coding sequence GTGGCTAGCGCGCGCGACGCCATTGATGAGATTCGGACAAGGCTCAGTATTCTTGACGTCGTATCGGACTATGTTACTCTGAAGCGCGTCGGGAAAAATCACGTCGGGCTCTGCCCATTCCATGCCGAAAAAACACCTTCTTTTACGGTCAGCGAGCAATTTCAAACATGGCATTGTTTTGGCTGTGGCGAGCACGGCGATATTTTCTCATTTGTGATGAAGGCGGAGAGCCTCACTTTCCCAGAAGCCCTTGAACGATTGGCAAAACGCGCGGGAGTAGAGCTTGAGCGCCTTCAAAAACGACATTCAAGCCGCAGAGATGCCCTTAGGGAAATAAACGAAATAGCGGCCTCCTATTATCGGGAGTTGCTAAAACGAACACCAATCGCTATTGAATATCTTCGAAGGCGCGGGCTTGCCGATCAAACTATCGAGCAGTTTAAGCTCGGATACGCCGCAGCTGCTTGGGATGGCTTGGTCTCTTACCTGACCAAAAAAGGCGTGAACTTAGCTTATGCGGCAGAGGCAGGCCTTCTTATCAAAAGCGATCGTGACGGCGGATATTATGACCGTTTTAGGCATAGGATTATTTTTCCGATCTTTGACATACACGAACAGACAATCGGCTTCGGCGGTCGGGCCATCGCCTCCGACGACCAACCAAAATATCTAAATTCGCCGGAGACGCCGCTTTTTAACAAAACAAGAGCGCTTTATGGTCTCAATTTTGCACGTAAAAAGATCGCAGAGCTTGACCAAGCGATTGTTGTTGAAGGCTATACAGACGTCATTGCCTGCCACCAAGCAGGTTTCGAGAACTGTGTAGCCACGTTAGGAACGGCGCTCACTAGGGAACATATTAATGTACTACTACGCTATACAAAGCGGGTAGTGTTAGCTTACGACGCCGATTCTGCGGGAATTTCGGCGGCAATTAGAGGCGCTTCCATGTTTGAAGAAGCTGGGTGCGATGTACGAATAGCCCGACTTCCGGGCGGCGACGACCCAGATAGTGTGCTTAGGAAAGGGCTTGTAACCGAGTTTGCCGCCGCAATTTCAGATGCGCTGCCAATTATAGATTACAGGCTTGCGATACTAATGGAGAGCCATGATCTGTCATCTTATACAGGTAGAGCAGAAATGCTCAAACAGGCTGTAAGGATCTTGGCTGAGATTCCCACTAGTATCGAACGTGAAAAGCATATTAGAAAGCTCGCAAGGTATCATCCGAACTTTGAGACGGGTACAACTAGAGCAGAGGAACACCTAAGGCAGGATATTGAACTAATAGCGCGAAGGCGGCAGAGCATAAAAGGAATAAAAACGCCTATCAATCAATGGTCGAAACCTAAAACAGCCGTTGAGAAGGCTGAAATTTCAATCTTAAGAACACTAATTCGCAACGAGGAGGGAGCGCAACTTATTGTAGAAGCGCTATCAGAAAATGATTTCTCAAACGACCTAACCCGCACAGCGGCAAAAGCGGCGTTCGAAGCCGTTAGGGAAAATGGAGTGGTCGAGCTAAACAAGATAATAGGATCAGTTACAGCTGAAGTCGGCAGATTTCTAAGCGAGCTTGCATTGCGGGAGGACATGCCGCCACTTAATGAAAAAGGTTTGCAGGATTGTATCGAATTGATAAAGAAATCAAAACTTAGGAAAATGAGAACTTCGGACATTCTTGCACCGTATATGAAAGATGGTATAATAGATGCTTCAAAGGATTTGCACGAAGCAGCAATCAGACAAGCTATCGAATTATTTAGAGAAACCGGAAAAGTAGATCCAAAAGCTGGTCCTAAAGGGATGAACGAAAGTGACAGTTGA